From Medicago truncatula cultivar Jemalong A17 chromosome 7, MtrunA17r5.0-ANR, whole genome shotgun sequence, a single genomic window includes:
- the LOC25497555 gene encoding receptor-like protein kinase FERONIA: MANFNKNSLAMANLLKNIVPSKITLLSSNLFLLHLLLFPLEVNSLYDILAVNCGHFNDTIFENRTWVGDRDNTKLFSIIEPQTELPSFKAKANPNSDAVKRIPFASARISFSNFTFSFSSITNGPIFLRLYFYPTSYSYQHIETSNALFTVKVGTNLTLLKDFNPSLWLSNDSKTITKEYCIQIAPNEKLNITFIPKNTNTNQLNGLAFINGIEIVSMPSFLYYTNLSDTNYHLKILDFDSGEYQILNNKAMETVYRVNAGENQVPPNYDTGMFRNWDNDFPRYLEKEYPLSVSSYFGHHLNYLNNTISNYTAPEAVYLTARSYGMDATKDYNVTWNFEVDSSFTYMVRLHFCEFEMTIRDQGDRVFQIFIANILAEEKADVIRWSGARMVPTHKDYVVLMYSQEGSSQIERVNLSIKLRRAPETIHTIYRDVLLNGIEIFKISDKTNLAGQISKFIGLSPRHQEFSTQSSKKIKITTAFVVVIAISGLTLTIVVGITIFWLRRRLHNAMADNSCKTKNIELLSLQPHLCRYFTIAEIKAATNNFDNDFIIGFGGFGNVYKGCVDGSTPVAIKRLKSGSQQGANEFMNEIELLSQLRHIHLVSLVGYCNDNTEMILVYEFMQHGTLCEYLYGSNNQPLPWKQRLEILLGAARGLNYLHSEVKHKIIHRDVKSTNILLDEKWVAKVSDFGLSKVGPTGITTTHVSTMVKGSLGYLDPEYYMLQRLTLKSDVYSFGVVLLEVLCARPPLVRDLDKNTASLVCWFQKCHNEGVAIEQIVDPFLRDSITVECLKYYCKLALSCLHDDGTQRPSMSQVVGGLEFALQLVVSEEDSQFGMTQKDRTYMSDEWSDLHFMRSHTYKESTVSARLGTREQPFSGIGNQRTRSYSCQNFKIYI, translated from the coding sequence ATGGCAAACTTCAACAAAAATTCTTTAGCTATGGCCAACCTCCTAAAGAACATAGTTCCTAGTAAAATCACCCTACTGTCTAGTAATTTGTTTCTCCTTCATCTTTTGTTGTTCCCTCTAGAGGTTAACAGCTTGTATGATATTTTAGCAGTGAATTGTGGCCACTTCAACGATACTATCTTTGAAAATCGAACATGGGTTGGGGACAGGGATAACACCAAATTATTCTCTATCATTGAACCACAAACCGAACTCCCGTCTTTCAAAGCCAAAGCTAATCCTAACTCTGATGCTGTTAAGCGAATTCCCTTCGCCTCTGCACGTATTTCTTTTTCGAATTTCACATTCTCCTTTTCTTCCATCACCAATGGCCCTATTTTTCTTCGCCTCTATTTTTATCCAACATCGTATTCGTATCAACACATTGAAACCTCCAACGCCCTCTTCACAGTCAAAGTAGGAACCAACCTTACCCTTCTCAAAGACTTTAATCCCTCGCTTTGGCTTTCAAACGATAGCAAGACAATCACCAAAGAATATTGCATACAAATTGCTCCAAATGAGAAGCTAAACATAACTTTCATTCCCAAAAATACAAACACAAACCAATTAAATGGTTTAGCTTTCATCAACGGAATTGAGATTGTGTCTATGCCTTCTTTTCTCTATTACACTAATCTCAGTGACACGAACTACCATTTAAAGATACTTGATTTTGACAGCGGTGAATACCAGATTCTTAACAACAAAGCTATGGAAACAGTTTATAGAGTCAACGCTGGTGAAAATCAAGTTCCACCAAATTATGATACAGGTATGTTTCGCAATTGGGACAATGATTTTCCTCGTTACTTGGAGAAAGAATATCCACTTAGTGTATCAAGTTATTTTGGACATCATCTAAACTATTTAAACAATACCATTTCAAATTACACTGCACCAGAAGCTGTTTACTTAACTGCGAGAAGTTATGGAATGGATGCAACAAAGGATTACAATGTAACTTGGAATTTTGAAGTTGATTCTTCTTTTACTTATATGGTAAGATTACATTTTTGTGAGTTTGAAATGACGATAAGAGATCAAGGTGATAGAGTCTTTCAGATTTTCATAGCTAACATTCTAGCTGAGGAAAAAGCTGATGTGATAAGGTGGAGTGGTGCTCGTATGGTTCCTACTCATAAGGATTATGTTGTGCTTATGTACTCTCAAGAAGGAAGCTCTCAAATTGAAAGAGTTAATCTTTCAATCAAGCTTCGACGAGCACCAGAAACTATACACACAATATATCGTGATGTCCTGCTGAATGGAATTGAGATTTTCAAAATAAGTGATAAAACTAATCTTGCAGGgcaaatttcaaaattcattgGTCTATCTCCCCGGCATCAAGAATTTTCAACCCAGtcgtcaaaaaaaattaagatcaCCACagcttttgttgttgttattgcaATTTCAGGCCTCACGCTAACAATTGTTGTGGGTATCACTATTTTTTGGCTAAGGAGAAGGTTACACAATGCCATGGCAGATAATTCGTGTAAGACAAAGAACATAGAGTTATTATCTCTGCAGCCGCATTTGTGTCGCTACTTTACAATCGCGGAGATCAAAGCAGCCACAAACAACTTTGACAATGATTTCATCATCGGATTTGGAGGGTTTGGGAACGTGTACAAAGGTTGTGTCGATGGATCCACACCTGTTGCGATAAAACGCCTCAAATCAGGCTCTCAACAAGGTGCCAACGAGTTCATGAACGAAATCGAGTTGCTCTCCCAGCTTCGCCACATTCACTTGGTGTCCCTTGTAGGATATTGCAATGACAACACAGAGATGATTCTGGTTTATGAGTTCATGCAGCACGGTACTCTCTGCGAGTATCTGTATGGTTCCAATAATCAGCCCCTACCATGGAAGCAGAGGCTTGAGATCCTATTGGGTGCAGCGAGAGGGCTGAATTATCTTCATTCTGAGGTGAAGCACAAGATAATACATCGTGACGTAAAGAGCACCAACATACTGTTGGATGAGAAATGGGTAGCTAAGGTTTCTGATTTCGGGTTATCCAAGGTGGGACCTACAGGAATAACGACTACCCATGTCAGCACGATGGTGAAGGGGAGCCTTGGATATTTGGATCCCGAATACTATATGCTCCAAAGGCTAACTCTAAAATCTGACGTGTACTCGTTTGGTGTGGTGCTTCTTGAGGTGTTGTGTGCTAGACCACCTTTGGTTCGTGATTTGGATAAGAATACAGCTAGTCTAGTTTGTTGGTTTCAAAAATGCCATAATGAAGGTGTGGCGATTGAACAAATAGTCGATCCATTCTTAAGGGATTCTATCACAGTTGAGTGCTTGAAATATTATTGCAAGTTGGCGTTAAGTTGCTTGCATGATGATGGGACTCAACGACCCTCAATGAGTCAAGTGGTTGGGGGTTTAGAGTTTGCATTGCAATTGGTAGTGAGTGAAGAAGATAGCCAATTTGGTATGACCCAAAAAGATAGGACATATATGAGTGATGAATGGAGTGACCTGCATTTTATGAGATCGCACACCTACAAGGAGAGCACAGTCTCAGCGAGGCTAGGTACTCGAGAACAGCCTTTCTCTGGGATTGGGAATCAAAGAACACGGTCGTATTCATgccaaaacttcaaaatttatatttag
- the LOC25497556 gene encoding LOW QUALITY PROTEIN: receptor-like protein kinase FERONIA (The sequence of the model RefSeq protein was modified relative to this genomic sequence to represent the inferred CDS: inserted 1 base in 1 codon), which produces MANSINKNIYTKISILSLFLLLFPLVANSYNPDYNLAINCGSLTDNTALDKRIWVGDNINNKNLFTFIEPKTTNPSFNVQANSLSNIQVPYTHARVSLSNFTYSFSSITNSTVFLRLHFYPTSYQNFEPSSAIFSVKVNDLTLLKNFNPLLWLYFDDEKITKEYCIQIKPNEKLNITFIPNSINQSNPCYAFINGIEVVSMPSFLYYTNLNDPNYYLKPVDSEYTEYRIHKDKALEMVYRVNVGQNQVPPSDDTGMFRNWGNDFPLYLEKEYPSSVSSDFTHNLTYKNNVIPNYIAPEVVYLTARSYGMYETKDYNVTWNFEVDSAFTYMVRLHFCEFDWHINYKGDRVFQIFIDNTLVEEKADVIGWSGARMVPVHKDYVVSMEGLISQIERVYLSIKLQRLPQPMPTVYRDVILNGIEIFKISDKYNNLAGLNPNKHIILSSQKQKSKKSTVVIVGVSSLLLTFLAVGIIVLVRRTKRFESPIKMIESLWKTKNEGSSTLPSYLCRYFTIAEIRAATKNFDDENIIGVXGFGNVYKGFIDGSTPVAIKRLRSGSQQGANEFMNEIELLSQLRHIHLVSLVGYCNDKTEMILVYEFMQHGTLCEYLYGSNNQPLPWKQRLEILLGAARGLNYLHTEVKNKIIHRDVKSTNILLDEKWIAKVSDFGLSKVGPTGISTTHVSTIVKGSLGYLDPEYYMFQRLTLKSDVYSFGVVLLEVLCARPPLVRDLDKNTASLVCWFKRCYEEGVAIEQMVDPFLRDSITGECFEYFCKLALSCLHDDGIQRPSMSQVVGGLEFALQLVVSEEDCNVGTTQKEMTCIKGLRFSQSMSDEGSGMHFARSQTFKEGTISTSPRTKEHLFSEIGNKKTRSYSCQNFKVYI; this is translated from the exons ATGGCAAACTccataaacaaaaacatttacACAAAAATCAGCATACTATCCCTCTTTTTGCTACTTTTCCCTTTAGTTGCTAACTCATACAACCCTGATTACAATTTAGCCATCAATTGTGGCTCCTTAACCGACAATACTGCCTTAGATAAACGAATTTGGGTTGGtgataatattaataacaaAAATCTCTTTACTTTCATTGAACCAAAAACCACAAACCCATCTTTTAATGTACAAGCTAATTCCCTCTCAAATATCCAAGTTCCATACACACACGCACGTGTTTCTCTCTCAAATTTCACATACTCATTTTCTAGCATCACTAATTCCACTGTTTTTCTTCGTCTTCATTTTTACCCTACATCTTATCAAAACTTTGAACCTTCCAGTGCAATTTTCTCTGTCAAAGTGAACGACCTTACCCTTCTTAAAAACTTCAACCCTTTGCTTTGGCTCTATTTTGATGACGAAAAAATCACCAAAGAATATTGCATACAAATCAAACCAAATGAAAAGTTAAACATAACTTTCATTCCTAACAGCATAAACCAATCAAATCCTTGTTATGCTTTTATTAACGGGATCGAAGTTGTGTCAATGCCTTCTTTTCTCTATTACACAAACCTCAATGACCCAAATTACTATTTGAAACCAGTTGACTCAGAGTACACGGAATACCGAATTCATAAAGACAAAGCTTTGGAGATGGTTTATAGAGTCAACGTTGGTCAAAATCAAGTTCCACCAAGTGATGATACAGGTATGTTTCGCAATTGGGGCAATGATTTTCCTCTTTACTTGGAGAAAGAGTACCCATCTAGTGTATCAAGTGACTTTACACATAACCTAACATATAAAAACAATGTCATTCCAAATTACATTGCACCAGAAGTTGTGTACTTAACTGCAAGAAGTTACGGAATGTATGAGACAAAGGATTATAATGTAACTTGGAACTTTGAAGTTGATTCTGCTTTTACTTATATGGTAAGGTTACATTTTTGTGAGTTTGATTGGCATATCAACTATAAAGGTGATAGAGTCTTTCAGATATTCATAGATAACACTTTGGTTGAAGAAAAGGCGGATGTGATAGGGTGGAGTGGTGCTCGTATGGTTCCTGTTCATAAGGATTATGTTGTTTCTATGGAGGGATTAATCTCTCAAATTGAAAGAGTTTATCTTTCAATCAAGCTTCAACGATTACCACAACCCATGCCTACAGTATATCGTGATGTTATTCTTAATGGAATCGAGATTTTCAAAATTAGTGATAAATATAACAATCTCGCTGGTTTGAATCCCAACAAACACATTATACTAtcatctcaaaaacaaaagtcCAAGAAGTCAACTGTAGTCATAGTTGGAGTTTCATCTCTCTTGCTCACATTTCTTGCTGTGGGAATAATAGTTCTAGTTAGAAGGACAAAGAGATTTGAATCTCCTATTAAAATGATAGAAAGTTTATGGAAAACAAAGAATGAAGGTTCGTCAACTTTACCATCCTATTTGTGCCGCTACTTTACAATCGCAGAGATCAGAGCAGCCACAAAAAACTTCGATGATGAAAACATTATCGGTG GGGGGTTTGGGAATGTGTACAAAGGTTTCATTGATGGATCCACACCCGTTGCGATAAAACGCCTCAGGTCGGGCTCTCAACAAGGTGCAAATGAGTTCATGAACGAGATCGAGTTGCTCTCCCAGCTTCGCCACATTCACTTGGTATCCCTTGTGGGATATTGCAACGACAAGACAGAGATGATTCTGGTCTATGAGTTCATGCAGCACGGTACTCTCTGCGAGTATCTTTATGGTTCTAATAACCAACCCCTACCATGGAAGCAGAGGCTTGAAATTCTTTTGGGTGCAGCTAGAGGGCTGAATTATCTTCATACTGAGGTTAAAAACAAGATAATACATCGTGACGTAAAGAGCACCAACATATTGTTGGATGAGAAATGGATAGCTAAGGTTTCTGATTTTGGGTTATCAAAGGTGGGACCGACAGGTATATCGACTACCCACGTCAGCACAATTGTTAAGGGAAGCTTGGGGTATTTAGATCCTGAGTACTATATGTTCCAAAGGCTTACTCTTAAATCAGACGTGTACTCATTCGGTGTGGTGCTTCTTGAGGTGTTGTGTGCTAGGCCACCTTTGGTTCGCGATTTGGATAAGAATACAGCTAGTCTAGTTTGTTGGTTCAAAAGATGCTACGAAGAAGGTGTGGCGATTGAACAAATGGTGGATCCATTCCTAAGAGATTCCATCACGGGCGAgtgttttgaatatttttgcAAGTTGGCGTTAAGTTGTTTGCATGATGATGGAATTCAACGACCCTCAATGAGTCAAGTGGTTGGGGGTTTAGAGTTTGCGTTGCAATTAGTGGTGAGTGAGGAAGATTGCAACGTTGGTACGACCCAAAAAGAGATGACATGCATAAAAGGCCTACGGTTCTCGCAATCTATGAGTGATGAAGGGAGTGGTATGCATTTCGCAAGATCCCAGACTTTTAAGGAGGGCACGATCTCAACGAGCCCACGTACAAAAGAACATCTTTTCTCTGAGATTGGGAATAAAAAAACACGATCGTATTCATGTCAAAACTTCAAAGTTTATATTTAG